The following are encoded in a window of Calonectris borealis chromosome 17, bCalBor7.hap1.2, whole genome shotgun sequence genomic DNA:
- the CTSA gene encoding lysosomal protective protein isoform X3, whose amino-acid sequence MGPVLLCALLLGLSRAAPRDHEVTFLPGLAKQPSFRHFSGYLCAGPGKHLHYWFVEAQSNPQSSPLVLWLNGGPGCSSMEGFLKEHGPFLIQPDGVTLKYNDYAWNKIANVLYLESPAGVGFSYSEDKKYATNDTEVAHNNYLALKEFLRLFPEYSKNDLFLTGESYGGVYIPTLAEWVMQDPSLNLKGIAVGNGLSSYEINDNSLVYFAYYHGLLGTELWRDLQAFCCSQGKCNFHDNSNLNCTLKMEEMIQIVEESGLNIYNLYAPCDGGVPGSMRYEGDYLITHDLGNSFIRMPMRFSWRQNLFRMPVARKKVRMDPPCTNSTAPSMYLNSPEVRKALHISPDVPEWQVCSFEVNRSYKRLYMQMNDQYLKLLGATKYRILVYNGDVDMACNFLGDEWFVDSLCQKVQVARRPWLYTEGGENQIGGFVKEFTNIAFLTIKGAGHMVPMDRPLAAFTMFSRFIKNEPY is encoded by the exons ATGGGGCCGGTGCTGCTGTGCgcgctgctgctggggctgagccgggccGCCCCCCGGGACCACGAGGTGACCTTCCTGCCGGGGCTGGCCAAGCAGCCCTCCTTCCGGCACTTCTCGGGCTACCTCTGCGCCGGGCCGGGCAAGCACCTGCACTACTG GTTTGTGGAGGCCCAGAGCAACCCCCAGAGCAGCCCCCTGGTGCTGTGGCTGAATGGGGGCCCCGGCTGCAGCTCCATGGAGGGCTTCCTGAAGGAGCACGGCCCCTTCCTG ATCCAGCCTGATGGCGTCACGCTGAAGTACAACGACTACGCCTGGAACAAG ATTGCCAATGTGCTCTACCTGGAGTCCCCCGCTGGTGTCGGCTTCTCCTACTCCGAGGACAAGAAGTACGCCACGAACGACACTGAG gtcGCTCACAACAACTACCTGGCGCTGAAGGAGTTCCTCCGGCTCTTCCCTGAGTACTCCAAGAACGATCTCTTCCTCACGGGGGAGAGCTACGGGGGGGTCTACATCCCTACGCTGGCGGAGTGGGTGATGCAGGACCCCAGCCTCAACCTGAAG GGAATCGCTGTGGGAAATGGCCTCTCCTCCTATGAGATCAACGACAACTCCCTGGTTTACTTTGCCTATTACCACGGCCTGCTGGGGACTGA GCTGTGGAGGGACTTGCAGGCCTTCTGCTGCTCCCAAGGGAAGTGCAACTTCCACGACAACTCCAACCTGAACTGCACACTCAAG ATGGAGGAGATGATTCAGATCGTAGAGGAGTCCGGCCTCAACATCTACAACCTCTATGCCCCATGCGATGGTGGTGTCCCTGGGAGCATGAG GTACGAGGGTGACTATCTCATCACACACGACCTGGGCAACTCCTTCATCCGGATGCCGATGAGGTTCTCCTGGCGGCAG AACCTGTTCCGGATGCCAGTAGCCCGGAAGAAGGTCCGGATGGACCCTCCCTGCACAAACTCCACGGCTCCCAGTATGTATCTGAACTCCCCGGAGGTGAGGAAGGCTCTCCACATCTCCCCCGACGTGCCGGAGTGGCAGGTGTGCAG CTTCGAGGTGAACCGCAGCTACAAGCGTCTGTACATGCAGATGAACGACCAGTACCTGAAGCTGCTCGGAGCCACG aaataCCGGATCCTGGTGTACAACGGGGACGTCGACATGGCCTGCAACTTCCTTGGGGACGAATGGTTTGTGGACTCCCTGTGCCAGAAG GTGCAGGTGGCTCGCCGGCCCTGGCTCTACACTGAAGGAGGCGAGAACCAGATTGGGGGTTTTGTGAAGGAATTCACCAACATCGCCTTCCTCACCATCAAG GGAGCTGGCCACATGGTGCCCATGGACCGGCCGCTCGCTGCCTTCACCATGTTCAGCCGCTTCATTAAGAATGAGCCTTACTAG
- the CTSA gene encoding lysosomal protective protein isoform X1, translating into MCPPGSLPAGAAPGAAGMGPVLLCALLLGLSRAAPRDHEVTFLPGLAKQPSFRHFSGYLCAGPGKHLHYWFVEAQSNPQSSPLVLWLNGGPGCSSMEGFLKEHGPFLIQPDGVTLKYNDYAWNKIANVLYLESPAGVGFSYSEDKKYATNDTEVAHNNYLALKEFLRLFPEYSKNDLFLTGESYGGVYIPTLAEWVMQDPSLNLKGIAVGNGLSSYEINDNSLVYFAYYHGLLGTELWRDLQAFCCSQGKCNFHDNSNLNCTLKMEEMIQIVEESGLNIYNLYAPCDGGVPGSMRYEGDYLITHDLGNSFIRMPMRFSWRQNLFRMPVARKKVRMDPPCTNSTAPSMYLNSPEVRKALHISPDVPEWQVCSFEVNRSYKRLYMQMNDQYLKLLGATKYRILVYNGDVDMACNFLGDEWFVDSLCQKVQVARRPWLYTEGGENQIGGFVKEFTNIAFLTIKGAGHMVPMDRPLAAFTMFSRFIKNEPY; encoded by the exons ATGTGCCCGCCGGGATCGCTGCCTGCGGGAGCCGCGCCGGGAGCGGCCGGG ATGGGGCCGGTGCTGCTGTGCgcgctgctgctggggctgagccgggccGCCCCCCGGGACCACGAGGTGACCTTCCTGCCGGGGCTGGCCAAGCAGCCCTCCTTCCGGCACTTCTCGGGCTACCTCTGCGCCGGGCCGGGCAAGCACCTGCACTACTG GTTTGTGGAGGCCCAGAGCAACCCCCAGAGCAGCCCCCTGGTGCTGTGGCTGAATGGGGGCCCCGGCTGCAGCTCCATGGAGGGCTTCCTGAAGGAGCACGGCCCCTTCCTG ATCCAGCCTGATGGCGTCACGCTGAAGTACAACGACTACGCCTGGAACAAG ATTGCCAATGTGCTCTACCTGGAGTCCCCCGCTGGTGTCGGCTTCTCCTACTCCGAGGACAAGAAGTACGCCACGAACGACACTGAG gtcGCTCACAACAACTACCTGGCGCTGAAGGAGTTCCTCCGGCTCTTCCCTGAGTACTCCAAGAACGATCTCTTCCTCACGGGGGAGAGCTACGGGGGGGTCTACATCCCTACGCTGGCGGAGTGGGTGATGCAGGACCCCAGCCTCAACCTGAAG GGAATCGCTGTGGGAAATGGCCTCTCCTCCTATGAGATCAACGACAACTCCCTGGTTTACTTTGCCTATTACCACGGCCTGCTGGGGACTGA GCTGTGGAGGGACTTGCAGGCCTTCTGCTGCTCCCAAGGGAAGTGCAACTTCCACGACAACTCCAACCTGAACTGCACACTCAAG ATGGAGGAGATGATTCAGATCGTAGAGGAGTCCGGCCTCAACATCTACAACCTCTATGCCCCATGCGATGGTGGTGTCCCTGGGAGCATGAG GTACGAGGGTGACTATCTCATCACACACGACCTGGGCAACTCCTTCATCCGGATGCCGATGAGGTTCTCCTGGCGGCAG AACCTGTTCCGGATGCCAGTAGCCCGGAAGAAGGTCCGGATGGACCCTCCCTGCACAAACTCCACGGCTCCCAGTATGTATCTGAACTCCCCGGAGGTGAGGAAGGCTCTCCACATCTCCCCCGACGTGCCGGAGTGGCAGGTGTGCAG CTTCGAGGTGAACCGCAGCTACAAGCGTCTGTACATGCAGATGAACGACCAGTACCTGAAGCTGCTCGGAGCCACG aaataCCGGATCCTGGTGTACAACGGGGACGTCGACATGGCCTGCAACTTCCTTGGGGACGAATGGTTTGTGGACTCCCTGTGCCAGAAG GTGCAGGTGGCTCGCCGGCCCTGGCTCTACACTGAAGGAGGCGAGAACCAGATTGGGGGTTTTGTGAAGGAATTCACCAACATCGCCTTCCTCACCATCAAG GGAGCTGGCCACATGGTGCCCATGGACCGGCCGCTCGCTGCCTTCACCATGTTCAGCCGCTTCATTAAGAATGAGCCTTACTAG
- the PLTP gene encoding phospholipid transfer protein isoform X2, with the protein MAASSCRLLLLLLPWLVTALHSPPGCKIRITSKGLDLVKQEGLHFVEQELQNITVSDLHGKEGQFHYNISQVKVMDLQLAFSDLYFQPQQHLVFNINNASISLRFRRQLLYWFFYDIGSINASADGVHIHTVLQLAKDESGRLKISNITCNASIARMHAGFSGTLRKVYEFLSTFIVTGMRFLLSQQICPSLEHASLVLLNSVLDTVPVRNYVDEHIGIDYSLLRDPAVSTDTLDLDFKGMFFPRARENQDLENHAVEPVIKENERMVYVAFSEYFFDSAMHAYFQAGVLAIELRGEKVPKDLEVLLRATFFGTIFMLSPAVDAPLRLVLQVSAPPRCIIKPSGTSISVSAFLNISLVPPGRPAVQLSSMAMETKLSAKVFLQGKALRVQLDLRRFRIYSKQSALESLALFSLQAPLKTLLQLTIMPIINED; encoded by the exons TGAAGCAGGAGGGGCTGCACTTcgtggagcaggagctgcagaacaTCACAGTGTCGGACCTGCACGGGAAGGAGGGGCAGTTCCACTACAACATCAGCCA GGTCAAGGTGATGGATCTGCAGCTGGCATTTTCCGACCTGTacttccagcctcagcagcaCCTCGTCTTCAACATCAACAATGCCTCCATCAGCCTGCGCTTCCGGAGACAGCTGCTCTACTGGTTCTT CTATGACATCGGGTCCATCAATGCCTCTGCGGACGGTGTCCACATCCACACAGTGCTGCAGCTGGCCAAGGACGAGTCTGGGCGCCTGAAGATCTCTAACATCACCTGCAACGCCTCCATTGCCAGAATGCATGCAGGCTTCTCTGGCACACTCAG GAAGGTCTACGAGTTCCTGAGCACCTTCATCGTCACAGGGATGCGCTTCCTCCTCAGCCAGCAG ATCTGTCCGTCTCTGGAGCACGCCAGCCTGGTGCTGCTGAATTCTGTGCTGGACACAGTGCCGG TGAGGAACTATGTGGATGAGCACATTGGGATTGACTACTCCCTCCTGCGGGATCCGGCCGTCTCCACGGACACCCTCGACCTAGACTTCAAG GGCATGTTCTTCCCTCGTGCAAGAGAGAACCAGGACCTGGAGAACCACGCGGTGGAGCCGGTGATCAAGGAGAATGAGCGTATGGTCTACGTCGCCTTCTCCGAGTACTTCTTTGACTCAGCCATGCACGCGTACTTCCAGGCAGGTGTGCTGGCCATAGAGCTCCGGGGGGAGAAG GTGCCCAAGGACCTGGAGGTTTTGCTGAGAGCCACCTTCTTCGGGACCATCTTCATGCTG AGCCCTGCTGTGGATGCTCCCCTGCGGCTGGTGCTGCAGGTGTCGGCTCCTCCCCGCTGCATCATCAAACCCTCAGGCACCTCCATCTCCGTCTCTGCCTTCCTCAACATCTCGCTGGTGCCTCCAGGCCGCCCCGCTGTCCAGCTCTCCAGCATGGCCATG GAAACAAAGCTGAGCGCCAAGGTGTTTCTGCAAGGGAAGGCGCTGCGCGTGCAGCTGGACCTGCGACG gTTTCGCATCTACTCCAAGCAGTCTGCACTGGAGTCGCTAGCG CTGTTCTCACTGCAGGCCCCACTGAAGACCCTGCTGCAGCTGACAATCATGCCCATCATTAACG AGGACTAA
- the CTSA gene encoding lysosomal protective protein isoform X2, translated as MARRERAALPKMGPVLLCALLLGLSRAAPRDHEVTFLPGLAKQPSFRHFSGYLCAGPGKHLHYWFVEAQSNPQSSPLVLWLNGGPGCSSMEGFLKEHGPFLIQPDGVTLKYNDYAWNKIANVLYLESPAGVGFSYSEDKKYATNDTEVAHNNYLALKEFLRLFPEYSKNDLFLTGESYGGVYIPTLAEWVMQDPSLNLKGIAVGNGLSSYEINDNSLVYFAYYHGLLGTELWRDLQAFCCSQGKCNFHDNSNLNCTLKMEEMIQIVEESGLNIYNLYAPCDGGVPGSMRYEGDYLITHDLGNSFIRMPMRFSWRQNLFRMPVARKKVRMDPPCTNSTAPSMYLNSPEVRKALHISPDVPEWQVCSFEVNRSYKRLYMQMNDQYLKLLGATKYRILVYNGDVDMACNFLGDEWFVDSLCQKVQVARRPWLYTEGGENQIGGFVKEFTNIAFLTIKGAGHMVPMDRPLAAFTMFSRFIKNEPY; from the exons ATGGCACGGCGGGAGAGGGCAGCTCTCCCAAAG ATGGGGCCGGTGCTGCTGTGCgcgctgctgctggggctgagccgggccGCCCCCCGGGACCACGAGGTGACCTTCCTGCCGGGGCTGGCCAAGCAGCCCTCCTTCCGGCACTTCTCGGGCTACCTCTGCGCCGGGCCGGGCAAGCACCTGCACTACTG GTTTGTGGAGGCCCAGAGCAACCCCCAGAGCAGCCCCCTGGTGCTGTGGCTGAATGGGGGCCCCGGCTGCAGCTCCATGGAGGGCTTCCTGAAGGAGCACGGCCCCTTCCTG ATCCAGCCTGATGGCGTCACGCTGAAGTACAACGACTACGCCTGGAACAAG ATTGCCAATGTGCTCTACCTGGAGTCCCCCGCTGGTGTCGGCTTCTCCTACTCCGAGGACAAGAAGTACGCCACGAACGACACTGAG gtcGCTCACAACAACTACCTGGCGCTGAAGGAGTTCCTCCGGCTCTTCCCTGAGTACTCCAAGAACGATCTCTTCCTCACGGGGGAGAGCTACGGGGGGGTCTACATCCCTACGCTGGCGGAGTGGGTGATGCAGGACCCCAGCCTCAACCTGAAG GGAATCGCTGTGGGAAATGGCCTCTCCTCCTATGAGATCAACGACAACTCCCTGGTTTACTTTGCCTATTACCACGGCCTGCTGGGGACTGA GCTGTGGAGGGACTTGCAGGCCTTCTGCTGCTCCCAAGGGAAGTGCAACTTCCACGACAACTCCAACCTGAACTGCACACTCAAG ATGGAGGAGATGATTCAGATCGTAGAGGAGTCCGGCCTCAACATCTACAACCTCTATGCCCCATGCGATGGTGGTGTCCCTGGGAGCATGAG GTACGAGGGTGACTATCTCATCACACACGACCTGGGCAACTCCTTCATCCGGATGCCGATGAGGTTCTCCTGGCGGCAG AACCTGTTCCGGATGCCAGTAGCCCGGAAGAAGGTCCGGATGGACCCTCCCTGCACAAACTCCACGGCTCCCAGTATGTATCTGAACTCCCCGGAGGTGAGGAAGGCTCTCCACATCTCCCCCGACGTGCCGGAGTGGCAGGTGTGCAG CTTCGAGGTGAACCGCAGCTACAAGCGTCTGTACATGCAGATGAACGACCAGTACCTGAAGCTGCTCGGAGCCACG aaataCCGGATCCTGGTGTACAACGGGGACGTCGACATGGCCTGCAACTTCCTTGGGGACGAATGGTTTGTGGACTCCCTGTGCCAGAAG GTGCAGGTGGCTCGCCGGCCCTGGCTCTACACTGAAGGAGGCGAGAACCAGATTGGGGGTTTTGTGAAGGAATTCACCAACATCGCCTTCCTCACCATCAAG GGAGCTGGCCACATGGTGCCCATGGACCGGCCGCTCGCTGCCTTCACCATGTTCAGCCGCTTCATTAAGAATGAGCCTTACTAG
- the CTSA gene encoding lysosomal protective protein isoform X4: protein MCPPGSLPAGAAPGAAGMGPVLLCALLLGLSRAAPRDHEVTFLPGLAKQPSFRHFSGYLCAGPGKHLHYWFVEAQSNPQSSPLVLWLNGGPGCSSMEGFLKEHGPFLIQPDGVTLKYNDYAWNKIANVLYLESPAGVGFSYSEDKKYATNDTEVAHNNYLALKEFLRLFPEYSKNDLFLTGESYGGVYIPTLAEWVMQDPSLNLKGIAVGNGLSSYEINDNSLVYFAYYHGLLGTELWRDLQAFCCSQGKCNFHDNSNLNCTLKMEEMIQIVEESGLNIYNLYAPCDGGVPGSMRYEGDYLITHDLGNSFIRMPMRFSWRQNLFRMPVARKKVRMDPPCTNSTAPSMYLNSPEVRKALHISPDVPEWQVCSFEVNRSYKRLYMQMNDQYLKLLGATKYRILVYNGDVDMACNFLGDEWFVDSLCQKGAGHMVPMDRPLAAFTMFSRFIKNEPY from the exons ATGTGCCCGCCGGGATCGCTGCCTGCGGGAGCCGCGCCGGGAGCGGCCGGG ATGGGGCCGGTGCTGCTGTGCgcgctgctgctggggctgagccgggccGCCCCCCGGGACCACGAGGTGACCTTCCTGCCGGGGCTGGCCAAGCAGCCCTCCTTCCGGCACTTCTCGGGCTACCTCTGCGCCGGGCCGGGCAAGCACCTGCACTACTG GTTTGTGGAGGCCCAGAGCAACCCCCAGAGCAGCCCCCTGGTGCTGTGGCTGAATGGGGGCCCCGGCTGCAGCTCCATGGAGGGCTTCCTGAAGGAGCACGGCCCCTTCCTG ATCCAGCCTGATGGCGTCACGCTGAAGTACAACGACTACGCCTGGAACAAG ATTGCCAATGTGCTCTACCTGGAGTCCCCCGCTGGTGTCGGCTTCTCCTACTCCGAGGACAAGAAGTACGCCACGAACGACACTGAG gtcGCTCACAACAACTACCTGGCGCTGAAGGAGTTCCTCCGGCTCTTCCCTGAGTACTCCAAGAACGATCTCTTCCTCACGGGGGAGAGCTACGGGGGGGTCTACATCCCTACGCTGGCGGAGTGGGTGATGCAGGACCCCAGCCTCAACCTGAAG GGAATCGCTGTGGGAAATGGCCTCTCCTCCTATGAGATCAACGACAACTCCCTGGTTTACTTTGCCTATTACCACGGCCTGCTGGGGACTGA GCTGTGGAGGGACTTGCAGGCCTTCTGCTGCTCCCAAGGGAAGTGCAACTTCCACGACAACTCCAACCTGAACTGCACACTCAAG ATGGAGGAGATGATTCAGATCGTAGAGGAGTCCGGCCTCAACATCTACAACCTCTATGCCCCATGCGATGGTGGTGTCCCTGGGAGCATGAG GTACGAGGGTGACTATCTCATCACACACGACCTGGGCAACTCCTTCATCCGGATGCCGATGAGGTTCTCCTGGCGGCAG AACCTGTTCCGGATGCCAGTAGCCCGGAAGAAGGTCCGGATGGACCCTCCCTGCACAAACTCCACGGCTCCCAGTATGTATCTGAACTCCCCGGAGGTGAGGAAGGCTCTCCACATCTCCCCCGACGTGCCGGAGTGGCAGGTGTGCAG CTTCGAGGTGAACCGCAGCTACAAGCGTCTGTACATGCAGATGAACGACCAGTACCTGAAGCTGCTCGGAGCCACG aaataCCGGATCCTGGTGTACAACGGGGACGTCGACATGGCCTGCAACTTCCTTGGGGACGAATGGTTTGTGGACTCCCTGTGCCAGAAG GGAGCTGGCCACATGGTGCCCATGGACCGGCCGCTCGCTGCCTTCACCATGTTCAGCCGCTTCATTAAGAATGAGCCTTACTAG
- the PLTP gene encoding phospholipid transfer protein isoform X1 encodes MAASSCRLLLLLLPWLVTALHSPPGCKIRITSKGLDLVKQEGLHFVEQELQNITVSDLHGKEGQFHYNISQVKVMDLQLAFSDLYFQPQQHLVFNINNASISLRFRRQLLYWFFYDIGSINASADGVHIHTVLQLAKDESGRLKISNITCNASIARMHAGFSGTLRKVYEFLSTFIVTGMRFLLSQQICPSLEHASLVLLNSVLDTVPVRNYVDEHIGIDYSLLRDPAVSTDTLDLDFKGMFFPRARENQDLENHAVEPVIKENERMVYVAFSEYFFDSAMHAYFQAGVLAIELRGEKVPKDLEVLLRATFFGTIFMLSPAVDAPLRLVLQVSAPPRCIIKPSGTSISVSAFLNISLVPPGRPAVQLSSMAMETKLSAKVFLQGKALRVQLDLRRFRIYSKQSALESLALFSLQAPLKTLLQLTIMPIINERTKKGVQIPLPEGMDFTKEVVTNHAGFITVGADLHFSKGLREVIEKYRPAPTAPAYPSSRPAEPSVDPRQL; translated from the exons TGAAGCAGGAGGGGCTGCACTTcgtggagcaggagctgcagaacaTCACAGTGTCGGACCTGCACGGGAAGGAGGGGCAGTTCCACTACAACATCAGCCA GGTCAAGGTGATGGATCTGCAGCTGGCATTTTCCGACCTGTacttccagcctcagcagcaCCTCGTCTTCAACATCAACAATGCCTCCATCAGCCTGCGCTTCCGGAGACAGCTGCTCTACTGGTTCTT CTATGACATCGGGTCCATCAATGCCTCTGCGGACGGTGTCCACATCCACACAGTGCTGCAGCTGGCCAAGGACGAGTCTGGGCGCCTGAAGATCTCTAACATCACCTGCAACGCCTCCATTGCCAGAATGCATGCAGGCTTCTCTGGCACACTCAG GAAGGTCTACGAGTTCCTGAGCACCTTCATCGTCACAGGGATGCGCTTCCTCCTCAGCCAGCAG ATCTGTCCGTCTCTGGAGCACGCCAGCCTGGTGCTGCTGAATTCTGTGCTGGACACAGTGCCGG TGAGGAACTATGTGGATGAGCACATTGGGATTGACTACTCCCTCCTGCGGGATCCGGCCGTCTCCACGGACACCCTCGACCTAGACTTCAAG GGCATGTTCTTCCCTCGTGCAAGAGAGAACCAGGACCTGGAGAACCACGCGGTGGAGCCGGTGATCAAGGAGAATGAGCGTATGGTCTACGTCGCCTTCTCCGAGTACTTCTTTGACTCAGCCATGCACGCGTACTTCCAGGCAGGTGTGCTGGCCATAGAGCTCCGGGGGGAGAAG GTGCCCAAGGACCTGGAGGTTTTGCTGAGAGCCACCTTCTTCGGGACCATCTTCATGCTG AGCCCTGCTGTGGATGCTCCCCTGCGGCTGGTGCTGCAGGTGTCGGCTCCTCCCCGCTGCATCATCAAACCCTCAGGCACCTCCATCTCCGTCTCTGCCTTCCTCAACATCTCGCTGGTGCCTCCAGGCCGCCCCGCTGTCCAGCTCTCCAGCATGGCCATG GAAACAAAGCTGAGCGCCAAGGTGTTTCTGCAAGGGAAGGCGCTGCGCGTGCAGCTGGACCTGCGACG gTTTCGCATCTACTCCAAGCAGTCTGCACTGGAGTCGCTAGCG CTGTTCTCACTGCAGGCCCCACTGAAGACCCTGCTGCAGCTGACAATCATGCCCATCATTAACG AGAGGACTAAAAAGGGGGTGCAGATCCCACTGCCAGAAGGCATGGACTTCACCAAGGAGGTGGTCACCAACCATGCG GGATTTATCACAGTGGGAGCTGATCTCCACTTCTCCAAGGGGCTGCGGGAGGTGATTGAGAAATACCGCCCAGCACCTACCGCCCCCGCCTACCCCAGCTCAAGGCCTGCAGAGCCCAGCGTGGACCCTCGCCAGCTCTAG